The Alosa alosa isolate M-15738 ecotype Scorff River chromosome 17, AALO_Geno_1.1, whole genome shotgun sequence genomic sequence ATGCAGTGGAACAACTTGTGTGCACCTGACTGACCTTGGAGACGGCCTAAAGCCGTCTTTGCCCATCCTCTCCTCACCCCTTCTAGACTCACCATACAACCTGGTTCCGTTCAGTCTTCTGTTGTAACCGCCGGCAATGCAATTAGATCAACTATTCTACTAGATTCTACTATCAATAGTAGAAGGCCTTTTCTAACGTCTATTCAGTTTTTATATGAAtgtcatagctcatattttcatttttgtatAGATTTTCTTCATGCTTTTTGTTCAGGAAGAAGaggccttgtttgtttgtgtatgtgtgtgtgtgtgtgtgtgtgtgtgtgtgtgtgtgagagagagagacctaggCAAGTAAGGTAGAGTAGCCTAACCAAGGGCAGTCAAAAGGACAGGAGTCTACCAGTATTATGTAAACAAAAAGGAGAATCACTGAACCAAGACAATTACCAGTGTTATAAGGtaactggctttcatgttaactggctggactGTTTACTTTGCCTCTGGATTTAACGTAACCGCCCCTCTTCTTTTGCAGAtgtgttcagctgatgatttagcctccgatacctggccgcagattcgtctgtttaactgaagttcaaatagacatgtttgtgatgctccactttgttgtttaataaagctttacaacacgatgtgtcggcgttgtctgtagtaggctacatgcggtggaccatgaatatgctaccaaataaataaaagtaaataaactccacgtggGTCTTGTACCACTACTAAATTAAACTGCTTGCATGAAAACCTGACACCAGCATGCTTTTGCCACTAACCAGTTGACACTTCCCAGCGAAATTGGTAATACTAGGCCTACTAGTAAATGAGATCACCTAGTATGTTATTGTGTTTAGCACAATAACACAGCTGATTATGGTGACTGGCTACTGTGTTATCTTGCAATGTTGCCCAAAGTAGCCTATCATGATTCAGtttacaaacgtttcactgaTTGCTGCCAGGCTGTGGCCGCCTCTACTTGAAGTGTCTTATTATGAACgccagcaaataaataaaataaaaaaagttcaACTATGAGATTCGACCTCGAATGACAAAACTAGAACTATAATCTGCATATTAACCTGATGCATATCACAACGAACGTGAAACACGCATTGAAACGCACAATGTGCAGGAGAAGTCGATGTCTTCATTTTACACAAATGTTACATATCACAAAAGATATGTAATATCAAATATCACAAGATACGTAGGCTTAGTCTATTTACGTTCGTGTTTTGACATGTTAACATAGGTTTGAGATGTATtggatttatatatattttaatcatTTATTTCTTATCAAGTGATAAGTTGCATGTGGCTCAACAGGTTGATACAttgacaatgttttttttagacTAGCCTACGGGTTCAATCCTCGccattcacagttttttttaaatgtacacattttaGACAAGCAAtgcttcctcaatttaggctgAAGATAGCATCAGTCAGTGAAACGTAAAAACCATTAAGCCTAGGCTATACTTTGAAGGtctaaatggcttgggcaatGCAGCAAGATAACACAGTAGCCAGTTACCATGATCCACTGTGTTAACCTGCTACAAACACAATAAGATACTAGGTGACCTATTTAACTTGTAGGCCTAGTAAATAAGTATGGCCAAGTTTTCTAGATTGTGTCAGCTTGGTTAGTGGCGTAAGCAGGTAAATGGCAGGTTATCATGCAAGCAGTTTAATTTAGTAGTGGTTCGAGACCCACGTGGAGttcatttagttttatttatttggtggcatattcatggtccagcgcatagcctagcctactacagacaacctGACACTTCCAATGCCGCCACATCGTGTTGTAAagctttattaaacaacaaagtggaGCATCACAAACATGTCTATTTGAACTTCAGTTAAACAGACGAATCTGCGGCCAGGTATCGGAGGCTAAATCCTCTGCTGAACACACCTGCAAGAGAAGGGGGCGGTTacgttaactccagaggcaaagtaaacagtccacccagttaacatgaaagccagttaCCGTATAACACCTGCATGGCGATCAGGGGGGCCTTTGACAGCCAGGGTTACACACAAACTGCACTTCATAAAGGGCAATAACGTCAACATCATGCAGTACCGACACAACGATTTTCAGGAGActgtcctctctcccttcatcatATGTtactgtataggctactatactactgtctacattgcactatttcttcttgtcctgtctatgcaccacctgtgtatactttgtatatcacattgcacttttctgttctttttttttttttgcacttctggttagacacaaactgtattttgttgtctttgtacttgtactcatctgcacaatgacaatacagttgaatctaatctaatctaatctaataggcCTATAGAGCGCATCATTGGAGCCTGGTGCCTGTGTAGGAATGAATGAGGgacctgtgtgtatgtctgtggaaATTTGCgtttgtttatgcatgtgtgttcttCTGGGAAACCAGTCTGGCGGCATGCCTCTCTGGCTTGTGTGACAGTGCTGCCATAAGCATGAGCAAGCAAATGCCTCCTCACATGAAGCTGAACATGAAATCTTAATACACCCAAACTAGTTATGCAAGGAATTAAGGAATTTGGGGGCAGCCCTACTTATTACTGGtgtatttaaatttaaatgtagcctacatttaaatgtaaaagtgtatttaaatttaaatgtgctatataaataaacttgacttgacttgacttgactaaatgAATTTTCCAGTAAGTCGCGTGCGGGCATAAAAAAATCCACTATGCATTACATGTCTCCTGTTTGCTGTTGCGTATAGGACTATCTGATTTGGACATCTGATTTTGATTAGGTCTACTAAATCCTATTACTTTGCTCCCGTTGTGAACTTGTTCAGACCAAGACAGGAATAGTAACGAAGCaacttatattattatttcatgtgGAGTTCTGTCCATAATATATCTGACAGCATTCAAAGCTTCTTAACTTCTTAAGACTGAGAGCTGTATTTGAGCACAATTGCCCGTCCAATTTAATCGTTACTATACACGCGGCGCAATTTAGACTGCAGGTGCTTGTATTGTCTAAGGTAGCCTCTCTCATTACAAACGAGATCCATTCACTCACCTGTACACGTCAAGCGATCCTGGAAGATAGTGTGACAACAGACGTCGCACCACGCAGGTGAGGCGTCCGGACAGAACGTGTGtccttctcctttctcctccttcacACGGGGGTCCTTTTCGATGGGTTCAAAGATAGTCCTTACATCTGGGGGTCTAAAACTCCGTTTTCTGGGTCGAGGCGCAGCACCTGGGTTGTCTTCGGGGTTTGGCACAGGCACCGGTGCCTTGTGTCCGTTCTCCATCGTTGGACTCGGCGGCGGGTCATGTTTTCTAATAGCCTTCACAGCCCGCACTTTGGAGTTACGCATCTTAATATTCGCTAATGCCTTCTCGGGAATTTGGTTAGACTCTTTAGCCACATGCGTAACAGCTGATGTATGAAAGAGCGCCACCGCTAACGGCGAAACGACCGCAATGTAGCGAGTCGGTGAGTACTTCCCACTTTGATGCATGGTGGCATCAGTTAAGCGAAACTCTTCGATTCTGTCGCATTTGACAGCGCTCGGAGTTAATTCGTGACTCGGAGAGAGTTTTTTAGAAAGCTAGTCGAtgccatctcctcctcccttttacTGAGGCTGTAACCTGAAAGCAAGTTAGACAGGTGCCGTGAACGGCTCAGGTTTCTCACAGCTTATGTACGCCTCGGACCGAAGGAAAAGTGTCGACACACATTCCAGGACTGTCTTCATATACaaatagcacaaacacacacacaatgaattcTTTACAAAAATAAggtatttgttttatttgaatAAATCTGCATGACCATGGCTTGCAATTAGACAGTTcattaaaatatgtttatatatttatatatatatttttttatatatatatatatatatatatatatatatatatatatatatatatagtctatAATACATACTcatttaacattatcatttgcaagcctgaaaaaaaaataaaagaaactaAAAAGCTACAGCATATATCAGATGCTAGGGGCAAAACTACAATATAACACATTGATCACTTAAACACTGATCAGACAttcaaaaaaaatctaaattcaAATACACCAGCTGCTTTAAAGTGCACAAGTTGAGTGTTTTTaacgaaagaaaaaaaaataaaggtcCTCTATATACTTTTCTTGGGTTACTTCCACtgtcctacatctggtgaggtGACCTTTCAACAGATAGTGTTTGACAGAGATTGCAGTCTCAACACACAGTCAGATTATAATCCCAACACAGCCTGATTACAATCCCAACACATGGCCATGTATCAGCAGCCTCTGGCAACGATGCTACTCAGATTGGGGGCCAGTCTGCTACTGATCAGGGACAGCTGCTACAAAGTCAGCTTTTCTCCCGGAGGTCATGTTCGAAACTGCACTTCTTTTGGATATTTTTGATTAAATATCTCAACATGCAACCGTCTTTCCACAGAGAACACTACATCGAGTAGTGATATCCACTACCGCTCTTAAAGTACCCGTAACATCCTTGGTACAACAATGTGACTTAATTGGGCAGacttgagagtgagtgtcagcTTTCTGGAAGTAAACACAAGGTCGATACTGTAACCCTGAGATTAACCAATAAGAAGCAGTCATTTTGATAGTGCAACCAATAGGAATGTGGCAGGGAGTCCATGAAACTTGTTCCTCAATCCTGTTCCTCATCTGATTCGAAAACTTTGTCCTATAAACaagaacaaaaatatatttcaaccagcctataatatatagtatagtatatagtatagtatataataaattataatataaACTTCAAATACTTTTTTGTGATTAAAACCTGCAGGTCTTGAAACACGCAAATGTTTGTAGATATTTTGAGCTCAACAGCCATTCAATGAGCCACAATTCCCTACTATGATCCTGATCCAATGTTGTTAACTGGCTGGGATAGTGTATTACTTCGTCCGAGCTACTTCCTCTATTACCCCATTTTATATTACAAAACCAGGACTGTACAGATAACAGAACTCACCCAGCCTCCGTGCTGTTGGACCCAGGGCGAAAAGTAGTCCTTCAGGTAGCAGGCGCCAAAGCCCATGGTCTGGCTCACAGGAAGTGTATCCATGGTGCTGAGGCGGGTCACCACCTCACAGGTCATGGCGATCTGGGCCTCCTCATCACTCGGCGCGCTGGACAGGTTGAGCTTCCCCAGGAAGGCCGTGGTGATCCTCGAGAAGAGGCCGTAGTCGAAGGATCTCACGAGGCGCTCGTGAAGGGCTTTGTCGTTCTTGATCTATGGAGATGGACGTAACCAGACAAGGGGTGGAGATGGTGAGAAGACACAAAAAAGGCTGTATGCATTTCCAACTGCAGTAGGCTTTAGCAAAAATGCAGCATGTACATGCTATTTCtatgaaaaaacaaacactttggaaaaaaaaaatatggcaTTGCATGAGATGACCCACCAATACTTCAGTTCCATCTATGTTTAAGTCCAAGACACCAATACTAAAATTTGACTAACATGACAACAGACAAGCTCCCAGAGAGGTCAAGTTATTGTGTTGATTACAACAACCAAGTTGATTTTAAAGAACTGCAGAGCACACATATTTTTGCCCCTCAACAATGTGTGTTGGATAGATGTTACACACAAAGGCATCATGTTGCCGTGATCAAGGCACTGAAACAGACAGAAGCCACATAAAGTCTCTCATTATTAGTGCGCACAGTGTCACCCTCTGGACGGCATAGGTAGTGCAGCTTGCTTATTTCTGTAGCTTTTTGAGGCTGTTACCTTTTCATTCAACTCGTCACCAGAATCACGAAGCAACTTTGCAAGCTCCTGAGCAATGTCTGTGGAAGAGAAAGGACAAAATTGGTTGATAGTTACGGTTActtggcagatgcttttatccaaagtcaCTTACAACATAGTCAGTAgaacaaacaataacaataaacaacacAGTAACATGACTGAACTGTCACACTGAAAGCTTAGCAGTGACCAGATATGAGTAATGTTCAGCTACTATCAGGACCTACAATACTTTCACATTTAGTAACTTAACTGATGCTTTTTATCTAAAGTGACTTACAACAATcaaggtttgtttgtttgtttaattttaggggcggtggtagtgtagtgggtaAGGTGCTGGGCTAGCGtgtagtagcctgaaagttcggttcaattcccggcttgcaccattgtgcccttgagcaaggcacttaaccccaagttgctccggggacaatgtgattccttgtaatatagctgacatatgtaagtcactttggtcaagaagtgtctgctaaatgtaatgtaatgtaaaacgCCATTTCAGCAAccaaggctatttaatggccagagcattgtgtgttaGAGGAGCTTAATTTTTTAAATCTATGCTAGTAAGTtattctaaaaccttcaaaAGGTGGGACCTTCCTGAAACTGTCAGCCATGGAATTTTGGTGAtaaaattgttgtcttttgGTTTTCAAGGCAGGGCAACAGATCAAAATATGGCTCACTGACAGTAGGCATTTTGCAAAATTGGCATAATGGAGGATCTTCACCACTCAATAGAAAGCTATGAGTGAGTCTTGAATGTCCTATACGGCACAACGGCAATCAAGGTACAATAAAGTTATAATAGAAGGTACAGTGGCACTAGGATATTGTAAGTGCAGCTACTcacatagaatagaataaaggcccattcacaccaagaacgataacgataactattaACTAATAACTATTAAATATTGTTCTCGTTAGTATGAATGatgacgttcacacataaactataacgataacaacatgaagaacaaTATAGTTGGGAATCAATTTCAGAGtgattttcagaacgataaaaagctaatagccaatcagaacctatcgaattttaaccgtcacattcattaacacaaggagaaaCTTTGTTTATCgctgttcagtgtgaacgcttttatcgttgtGGTTATCGTTATctttcttggtgtgaatgggccttaacaGTTCAAGCAAagtcaagggagggagaggatgagggagCCAGGATAGGGAGGAAGGTAGTGGCAAGTGTCTACAATGTACACTAAATATAGATTTGTTTCTTAACGGTCCTGATAAGAAATCCAACAATGACAGCAAATTACACTATTAGTTAGGTATGAAAGAAGCTCCCCCCCTGCCCCATCATGAAAACAACAACTAGTCAACCTAAAAGGGAATTCTGACCTTCAGGGCAGTCGGTTTCCAAGTCTCCCTGAAGAAAGGGAACAGCGGTTGATAGCTGTGTCAGCTTTCCAGCCACCTTGTCACCTGATTTCACACAACATCATGAGTCACTTTGGAGAAGTCTATGACACAGACTTTCCACATGTGATAAAGAGCGATAAGAACAAACCTAATCAACCAGCTTAGGCAAACCTGTAGCTAAACAGAGTTATGTAAATGTCTTCTGGGAATGCAGGTTCAAACTAGACTACACCATGACAGACTACAATTCTCAACAATCATTCCTCTTTGGGATACTATGGTCAGAGACGGTTGatgaacgaaaaaaaaaaaaaattctctggTGACTGCACAGGTGCAGTTTGGGGGAATTTTTCACAGGTGCATTTTGGCATTCGTCCACATACTGTTTGTCCTACATGTGTTGCCGTAGCCCAGCTGGTGAAGCAAGTATTTAGCTTTACTCATGTAACATGTGACAAACACTTATTTCCAAAGCAACTCACTATAGGGGAATAACAATCAAGGTTCAGTAAATTAGGAGACCTTTGAGTAAGCGATAAGTGGTAGGCTAAATCGATTCAACTTTCAGTGTAAGTGCCTGTGataaatgtaatatatatatatatatatatatatatatatatatatatatatatatatatatatatatgtgtgtgtgtgtgtgtgtgtgtgtattacctgtAGAAGGACTAAGCGAAGCAGGCTGGGGTCGACTATCATCCTCCGAAAGATCCGGCTGCAGATCTGGATCTTTGGTCTTTGAGCGGAGACAGCTGGGCAGCTTACGATACCACTTCTTCTTTGGCGGGGTGTTCTGCGAGTCATTGTTGGCCTCTGTCGTGGCCGACGGTGTTACCGATGGTTTGGTGATGCTGAGCTGGCACTGCAGACGCTTGTCTGAGGGTCTGCGTTTTTTGGCGTATGCCATGAGGATACGGAGCTCCATGCTGTCCTCAGGAGCGCCCGGCCCCATGCCGACTTCCTCTCCTGTGTGCCCGTTCGCCATTGGCTCACTTTAACACAAGGACATCCTATTACGAGTGAATGGAGGAGACAGATGGGAACAGCCATATGCAGGGAATACAATGGGAAGGCTTATTATGTCTGTCTCAGTATGGGAAGGGAAAAGGGGGCAGAGGTAGAATGAACAAGACAGGGTGCCAAAGATACAGGGTGCCAACGACAGATTTTTAAGGTGTAGACTAGCctatgggcaaagtgcaaacgGCACTGTCTTGTTCAAAAGGAGCATTTTTATGCACTTTGTGTTTACTGACAATGGAGAAGTCGTAAAAGAGAAAAGATAAAGGGCTATCACGAAATGAACTCTGAACTGCACTGTAGCCGGACTACACCCAAAACTAACTATCATATCCTCAAGGCACCCTTAACTGTTACTTAGgttaatattaaattaaatatacttataAAGTGTGCGATGATAAAAGTATGACACTGAGTGTTAAATAATTTATGTAGACTAACTGTGGGGCAGTGCGATGTAGGTCTACGTCCAACAACTAGGATAACTTTAGGCTacctttcttttttaatttaacaTATCACCTATCCTTGATATTCTCACACACTTCGTTTcatgatatttcaaaatatttcgacatgatatttcaactttattctcgaaatgttgagtttaatgtcgacatggcgacattaaagtcgatacgtcgagattaaagtcgatattacatttcaactttattctcgaaatgtcgagtttaatgttgacatggcgactttaaagtcgacatgtctagtttaatctcgtcatggcaaaaatattttttcccttcatgtggccctaatactccgtcgtagttTCATGCAGTATTACTAGCGTAAACTCGCGAAGTTTGTTGTTAAGTTTCAATGAACTTTGGTTACATGGCTAGCttacaaattaatttaatgtAACCGGACTGAACTGAAACTTTTCGTTAAACTTTTAGCTAAACGTTTTGTCAGATTTCACAGATTTTCATATTCATCAATGCATTATATCAGCAAATTGGCGATTGTGACAAACAAATTGCAAAAGTTATCGCATTTCATCACTCAAAGTTGGTGCTGTTAGAAATTTGATGTTAACCCTGTTAGATAAAGTTAGTTAGGACATCTATATCTCTATAACTCTAACTTTAAAAGGGTTACACTTACTGTTTTTCTTTGAGCGCGGACTCCGTGGCTGCCATGCCGGTAGACAGTGGAGAAATTCAGAGAACTAAATGCAAATGCGAAACTGAAGCGTCTTTACGCCGTCGTCGACTTCCTTGTAGCGTCACAATTACGTCAGAAAACGTCACATCGGTGACACTGTCTATGGTGACAGCAGAACAGTTTTTCTACTTACCACAGAGAACACTGCAACATTTGTCCACTGAAAAGTTGCTTAGATTTGTTCCTAGTTCAATAAGCCCTCTTCCGAAATCTATCACGCTGTTTTGCTCAAGAAAGTCAGGGGAGAACGCGGTAAGATGAGCCACCTTTCCCCCTAGGAAACCGTGACAGCATTTTAAGGAAGAGGGAATCATTCTTTACAATCTGTGAAAAGGTACAGCACATGCCCATGGCAATtggtaaaaacacattttaaaaatatgattgTTTGCTCTCCAAGTGGATTCCATTCAGAGTTTGGGTGATTTAGAGAAAACAATAGAACAACATTCTGATGCGTGCCCTGTTAAGCTATGATGTACAGTAGCAAAACAAAATCATTAGcttgttttttctttcaaaatggTGGTTGTGGGGTAAGATGTGCCACCAGGGCTGGGGTAAATTGAGCCATCTAACTAGTAAGCTACTTGTTGCATCTGTAAGATTTTGTTTTAGTTTGCCTTGATTTTGTGACCTCGTTCTATATGGTGTCTCACTAAGAGAGACTATAGGCAGCAAATTAATATGACTTATTTAAGTTAATTAAATGGGTGAATTCAAAGGCAAACAGGTGACAAAAGATGTCACAGGGCTAAATTTTGGTAAATTTTCAGTTGAATCTATTTGACAAATTCTCAGTTAAATGTTACTGTTTGTAGAAACTAAATTATTgtttgaagaaaataaaaatgttttacttgACTTACCTTACACCTAGTCTCATCGTTGCGCTCATCTAAGTTGCGCAACGATGAGACCAACTTTTTTGCAGAGAGCATATCTTTATACCCTTATAAGTTATCAAAGAGTTGTTGGTTACAGGAGTTGTAGAACACTTTGAATTTTTTTTGGTGTGAAGGTTACAAAACAAAACCTCACTGACACATTAGAATAACATCATATGAATGTGTCATATGAAGAATGTAAAAAATGGCTCATCTCACCCCGTTCTCTCACTCAATTCAAGATTGTCTTTATTACATCTCATTATACGGGTATAAGAGAGTAAATTcttgtgtttttgttgctcCTCAAAAAATATTATATGACTATACTGTGATTATACAACATATAATCAATATGCAATTTTACAACATTTCAATAATATGGTGAACAATTCCAAAAAAATAGTCTAGGGTAGGCCTATACATCTAGCTATACAGGCCAAAGCATACCGATAACATTATAGAATTAATAACCCACTTTCAGTCCAtacaatattttatttgttatttattgtCA encodes the following:
- the LOC125310573 gene encoding apoptosis facilitator Bcl-2-like protein 14 isoform X1, which gives rise to MAATESALKEKHEPMANGHTGEEVGMGPGAPEDSMELRILMAYAKKRRPSDKRLQCQLSITKPSVTPSATTEANNDSQNTPPKKKWYRKLPSCLRSKTKDPDLQPDLSEDDSRPQPASLSPSTGDKVAGKLTQLSTAVPFLQGDLETDCPEDIAQELAKLLRDSGDELNEKIKNDKALHERLVRSFDYGLFSRITTAFLGKLNLSSAPSDEEAQIAMTCEVVTRLSTMDTLPVSQTMGFGACYLKDYFSPWVQQHGGWDKVFESDEEQD
- the LOC125310573 gene encoding apoptosis facilitator Bcl-2-like protein 14 isoform X2, whose protein sequence is MANGHTGEEVGMGPGAPEDSMELRILMAYAKKRRPSDKRLQCQLSITKPSVTPSATTEANNDSQNTPPKKKWYRKLPSCLRSKTKDPDLQPDLSEDDSRPQPASLSPSTGDKVAGKLTQLSTAVPFLQGDLETDCPEDIAQELAKLLRDSGDELNEKIKNDKALHERLVRSFDYGLFSRITTAFLGKLNLSSAPSDEEAQIAMTCEVVTRLSTMDTLPVSQTMGFGACYLKDYFSPWVQQHGGWDKVFESDEEQD